Within Halopelagius longus, the genomic segment CCGGGGATGAACTCGCCGTTCTCGTCCACGAAGACGGCCCTGTCGGCGTCGCCGTCGTGGGCGATACCCACGTCGGCGTCCGCGGCCGTCACGAGGCGACAGAGGTCCTCCAGTTCGCTCCCGACCGGTTCGGAGTTGCGCCCCGGGAAGGTGCCGTCCGGCGTGGCGTTGACCGTGACGACCTCACAGCCCAGTTCGCGGAAGAACTGCGGACTCGTGAGTGCGCCCGCGCCGTGGCCCGGGTCGAGGGCGACGGTCAGATCCGCCTCGGCTATCGTCTCTCGGTCCACCGCCGAGAGGAGGTCCGCGACGTAGTCGCGGTTGGCCGACTCGACGGTTCGGACGCGCCCGACGTCCTCCCACGTCGCCGTCGCGAACTCCTCCGAGAGGATGTGGTTCTCGATGCGTTCGAGTTCGGCGACGGACAGTTCGACGCCGTCGGACCCGACTAACTTGATGCCGTTGTACTCCGGCGGGTTGTGCGAGGCGGTGATGACGACGGCCGGCACCTCCTCGACTTCGCAGTAGCGGACGACGCCCGGCGTCGGGACGACGCCGAGTTGGTCGACGTCCACCCCGACGCTGGCCAGTCCGCTCTCGGCGGCGTTCGACAGCATCTCCCCCGTCGTCCGGGTGTCGCGGGCCACCACCACGCGGTCGGTGTCCCAGACGGTCCCTGCCGCCTTCGCCACCCGGAGGACGAACTCCGGGGAGAGGCCGTCGCCGACCACCCCTCTCGTCCCACTCGAACCGAACAGTTTCATCGTGGGGTACTGGTTCGCCCGGCGACAAAGCCGTTCCGAACCACAGCGACCTCTTTCGATTCCGAGTTATCGGTTCGTCCGACCGGTCGGCGTTCCGGCGGACGAGAGCGGACCGTCGGCGCGAAAAAGTGGACGAGGGCCTACCGCCGACGCCGACTCGGAATCGCCGCCTCCGGAGCCTTTAGGCGCGGCGCACGAGGACGAGTTCACATGGCAGACGCGTTTCCGTCGTTCGAAGTCGTCCCCGCGGTGGACATGCAGGACGGCGAGGTAGTGCAGTTAGTGCAGGGCGAACGGGGCACCGAGAAGCGCTACGGCGACCCGGTCGAGGCCGCGAAACGGTGGGTCCGCGAGGGCGCGGAGACGCTCCACCTCGTCGATTTGGACGGCGCGTTCGAGGGCGAACGGAAGAACGCAGACGCGGTGGCGGCGGTCGTAGACGCCGTGGACGTGCCGGTGCAACTCGGCGGCGGCATCCGGACGGCCGACGACGCGTCGAACCTCCTCGAACGGGGCGTCGAACGCGTCATCCTCGGCACCGCGGCGGTGGAGAACCCCGAACTGGTCGAGGAGATAAGCGACGACTACCCCGGCCGCGTGGTGGTGAGTCTCGACGCGAAGGACGGCGAAGTGCTCGTCTCGGGGTGGACGGAGAGCACCGGCCTCGACCCCGCGGAGGCGGCGAGTCGGTACGAAGAACTCGGCGCGGGCGCGATTCTGTTCACCGACGTGGACGTCGAAGGGCGGATGGAGGGCGTCCAGACGGACGTGACGAGGCGCGTCGTCGAGGCGGTGGATATCCCGGTGGTCGCGTCGGGCGGCGTCGCCTCCCTCGACGACGTTCGCGCCCTGCGGGACGCCGGGGCCGCCGCCGTCGTCGTCGGGACTGCGCTCTACGAAGGGACGTTCACGCTCCGCGAGGCGGCGGCCGCCGCGGAGGAGTCGGAGTAAGCGTCGGCGTCGTCCGCGGGCGGGCGGTCACAGCGAAATCCACGCCGAGAGGCGGCGGGCGACGTACTCCGCCGTCGCGTAGACGCCCGCGCCGGCGACGACGAGGCCGACGCCCACGTCCGAGAGCGTCGGAGAGGTGACGTACGGAACGCTCACGAGCAACGATATCGCCGTCAACACCGCCCGCTTCGGGCCCATATCCGACCGCTCTCTCCGCCCTCGTATCAATCTACGTCAGACGCGCCTCGGTCGGACGCGACGCTCGCGCGACCGGTCGTTCGACCGGAAACGGAGGGGTTCACTCCCGCCGCGTCCCGCGGTTGTGCCCGTCGCGTCGCACTCCGTCCGCGGACCGGTACGTCACTGCGGTCACCACGGCGGCGGACGCGATGACGATGAGCGCGACACCTAACGCCGTCTCCGTGCCCGACCGGGAGAACAGCAGCAGACTCCCGAGACAGAGCGTGTACAACGCCACCGCCGCCCCCTTCCAGCGCATGGCCATACCGCCCCTCTGTACGCGTCCCCAATTAATCTCCGGCAGACAGCCGTCTGACGATGGTAGGTGCTTACTGGAGGGATAACGCCCGGAATCGGACGTGTCACGTTTTCTTCCGGCGTTCGAGCGACGAACCTCTCGAAAAACCGAGTGCCGCGAGCGCAATCGTCATACGGGAGGGCGAGAACTGGGAGCCATGAGCGACGACGCGGAACGCACGGCGGCCGTCTCGCGGGAGACGGCGGAGACGACGATAGACCTGACGCTCGCCGTGGACGGTGACGGCGACGCCGTCGTGGACACCGGCCTCGGTTTCTTCGACCACATGCTCGAAGCGTTCGCCAAACACGGCCTGTTCGACCTGACGGTCCAGTGCGACGGCGACCTGCACGTCGACGACCACCACACCGTAGAAGACGTGGCCATCGTCCTCGGAGAGGCGTTCGCGGAGGCCCTCGGCGAGAAGCGCGGCATCGTCCGCTACGCCGACCGGAAGGTACCCTTAGACGAGGCCGTCGCGGGCGTCGTCGTGGACGTGAGCGGTCGGCCGTACTTCGCGTTCGAAGGCGAGTTCTCGCAGGACCGCATCGGCGAGTTCGCGAGCGACATGGCCCGGCACTTCGCGTACTCGCTGGCGATGAACGCCGGACTGACGCTCCACGCGGAGGTGTCGGGCGTCAACGCCCACCACGAGGTCGAAGCCCTGTTCAAAGCGCTCGCGCGTTCGCTTGACGACGCGACGCGCGTCGACCCCCGGCGGAGCGACACGCCGAGCACGAAGGGCGAACTGTAGCGACGATCGAAACGGAGCGGTCAGGCCTTTCTCAACGTACCGCCGTCGTCCGCGAGGACGCCGCGTTCGACGGCGTAGTCGATGATGTCGCGGACGTGGTCGTCGTCTAAGTCGTACGCCCCGGCGGCGAGTTCCTCGACTTCGGCCCGTTCGACGGGGAACTCGCGGTTGTTCAACAGGCGCATCACCTTCCGGAACTGCGGCGGTTCCTCGCCCGCGGGGGCGGCGTCCGAGTCCGCGCTCTCGTCTTCGGCGCTCTCGTCCGTCCGTTCGGCGTCCGTCTCCGTCGCCTCGCGTTCGCCCGCGTCTTCGGCGGCCGCCGCTTGAAGAGGTTCGCCCGCCTCCTCGTCCGTCGCGTCGGCGATGCCGGTCGTCTCGGCGTCCACCGTCGCGTCGCCGGAGTCGGCGTCGCCCGCCGTCTCGGGTTCGACCGGCGAAGCGTCGGCATCGGACGCCGCCGCGGAGAGTTCGTCGGCGGCGTCTCTCCCGGCCACCATCGGGGAGTTCGACCCGAGCGAGTCGGTCGGGTCGTCGCGTCCGCGTTCGACGCCCCCCTGTTGGCCTCGTCCGGCGTCGCCGCCGCTACCGCTCTCGACGCCGAGACGGTCGAGGAGCGGTTCGAGGACGGTTTCGAGCGTCGAAGCGCAGTCGCCGCAGAGGACGACGCGACGCTGTTCGTCCTCGGCGGGGGACAGTTCGGGTGGCAGCACTTCGTAGATGCCGTCGGCGTCGGCACCGCAGAAGTCGCAGGAGCGAAGTTCGCGCATAGGCACGTGCCACCTCTCGCCGTCGGACTGATTAAACCCCCGGCAGACGGGGCGTCGCCCGCTCTCGGTGGTACAGAATTAAAGCCGCCCGCCGCGAACGTCCGGCGACGGATGTTCGACGAAATCATGCAGAAGTTCGAGGGGAGTCCCAGCCAACAGGCTGTCATCCGACTCCTCCTCGAACGCGGGTTCTCGGTGAACGACGAGGGGCGCGTCGTCTCCGGCGGTATCGAGATTCCGAACACCGGCATCGCGCGCGAGATAGACGTCGACCGGCGCGTCGTGGACTCCACGACGAGCGCGATTCTCGAAGACGAGGAACTCCGCCGCATCTTCCAGAACATCTCCTCCATCCCGAGTCTGATGGACCTCGCGCCCGTGTTGGACCTCTCGGTGCTCACCGTCGAACCCGGCGACGCCGACGAACCCGGAATCGTCGCCGAAGTTACGTCTCGAATCGCGGCGCGCGACATCTCCATCCGGCAGACGATAAGCGAGGACCCCGAGTTCACCGACGACCCGAAGCTGTACATCGTCACCGACGAACCCCTTCCGGGGGACCTGTTGAACGAACTCTCCGCCTTGGAGTTCGTCCGGAAGATATCCATCGCCTGAGTCGCCCCTCGCGCGCATCCCTCGTCCACCTCGGAGCGCCAACGGTTTCGGTCTCACTCCCGAACGACGCGTAGATGGACGTCGGGACTCGACTCCGCCGGAATCAGGTCGCCGTCTACGCAGTCGCCGTGGCGGCCGCGATTTGGCTCGGCGTCGCTCGTCCGGACGCGGCGGCGTCCTTCGAGCGGTTCATCGACCCCGCGTTGGTCGTCCTGCTCTACGTGACGTTCCTCGAAATCCCGTTCGTTCGACTCCGCCGCGCGTTCGCGAACGGACGCTTTCTCGCGGCGGCCCTCGGGATGAACTTCCTCGTCGTCCCCGCCGTCGTCTGGGCGCTCACCCGGTTTCTCCCCGCCGACCCGGTCGTCCTCGTCGGCGCGTTCATGGTTCTCCTGACGCCGTGCATCGACTACGTGATAACGTTCACCGAACTCGCGGGCGGCGACGCCGAACAGGTCACCGCCACCACGCCCGCCCTGATGCTCGTTCAACTCCTGTTGCTCCCGGCGTACCTCTGGCTGTTCATGGGCCGACGGGTCGCGGCGGTCATCGAACCCGAACCGTTCGTCGAGGCGTTTCTGTTCATCATCGCCCTCCCGTTGACGCTGGCGTGGGCGACCGAAGCGTGGGCCGAGCGGTCGGCGACCGGCGACCGGTGGCAGGGGCGGATGGGGCTTCTGCCCGTTCCGATGCTCGGCGCGACGCTGTTCGTCGTCGTCGCCTCCCAACTCCCGCGGGTGCGAGACTCCACCGGCCAAATCGCGGCCGTCGTTCCGGTGTACGCGGCGTTTCTCGTGATACTCCCGCTGCTCGGGCGGGTGGCGGCCGGACTGCTCCGGATGGACGTCGGCGAGGGGCGCGCGCTCGTGTTCACGTCCGTCACGCGAAACTCGCTCGTCGTCCTTCCCCTCGCGTTGGCCCTCCCGGCGGGCTA encodes:
- the glmM gene encoding phosphoglucosamine mutase, which codes for MKLFGSSGTRGVVGDGLSPEFVLRVAKAAGTVWDTDRVVVARDTRTTGEMLSNAAESGLASVGVDVDQLGVVPTPGVVRYCEVEEVPAVVITASHNPPEYNGIKLVGSDGVELSVAELERIENHILSEEFATATWEDVGRVRTVESANRDYVADLLSAVDRETIAEADLTVALDPGHGAGALTSPQFFRELGCEVVTVNATPDGTFPGRNSEPVGSELEDLCRLVTAADADVGIAHDGDADRAVFVDENGEFIPGESSLAALAAENLSEGDTTVAAVNVSQRLVDVCDEVGADLELTPIGATNIITRIQELWARGESVPIAGEGNGGVFFPNFRLVRDGAFVGAKFLELVADTPASELAAPYADYHNVRVNLEYETEAELEAMLDAAREYAENSSATPNTTDGYRLDYGDAWVLVRPSGTEPKVRVYAESSDLERAQELADGAESALRVALDDAR
- the hisA gene encoding 1-(5-phosphoribosyl)-5-[(5-phosphoribosylamino)methylideneamino]imidazole-4-carboxamide isomerase, whose protein sequence is MADAFPSFEVVPAVDMQDGEVVQLVQGERGTEKRYGDPVEAAKRWVREGAETLHLVDLDGAFEGERKNADAVAAVVDAVDVPVQLGGGIRTADDASNLLERGVERVILGTAAVENPELVEEISDDYPGRVVVSLDAKDGEVLVSGWTESTGLDPAEAASRYEELGAGAILFTDVDVEGRMEGVQTDVTRRVVEAVDIPVVASGGVASLDDVRALRDAGAAAVVVGTALYEGTFTLREAAAAAEESE
- the hisB gene encoding imidazoleglycerol-phosphate dehydratase HisB; protein product: MSDDAERTAAVSRETAETTIDLTLAVDGDGDAVVDTGLGFFDHMLEAFAKHGLFDLTVQCDGDLHVDDHHTVEDVAIVLGEAFAEALGEKRGIVRYADRKVPLDEAVAGVVVDVSGRPYFAFEGEFSQDRIGEFASDMARHFAYSLAMNAGLTLHAEVSGVNAHHEVEALFKALARSLDDATRVDPRRSDTPSTKGEL
- a CDS encoding prolipoprotein diacylglyceryl transferase; this translates as MRELRSCDFCGADADGIYEVLPPELSPAEDEQRRVVLCGDCASTLETVLEPLLDRLGVESGSGGDAGRGQQGGVERGRDDPTDSLGSNSPMVAGRDAADELSAAASDADASPVEPETAGDADSGDATVDAETTGIADATDEEAGEPLQAAAAEDAGEREATETDAERTDESAEDESADSDAAPAGEEPPQFRKVMRLLNNREFPVERAEVEELAAGAYDLDDDHVRDIIDYAVERGVLADDGGTLRKA
- a CDS encoding amino acid-binding protein, whose product is MFDEIMQKFEGSPSQQAVIRLLLERGFSVNDEGRVVSGGIEIPNTGIAREIDVDRRVVDSTTSAILEDEELRRIFQNISSIPSLMDLAPVLDLSVLTVEPGDADEPGIVAEVTSRIAARDISIRQTISEDPEFTDDPKLYIVTDEPLPGDLLNELSALEFVRKISIA
- a CDS encoding arsenic resistance protein is translated as MDVGTRLRRNQVAVYAVAVAAAIWLGVARPDAAASFERFIDPALVVLLYVTFLEIPFVRLRRAFANGRFLAAALGMNFLVVPAVVWALTRFLPADPVVLVGAFMVLLTPCIDYVITFTELAGGDAEQVTATTPALMLVQLLLLPAYLWLFMGRRVAAVIEPEPFVEAFLFIIALPLTLAWATEAWAERSATGDRWQGRMGLLPVPMLGATLFVVVASQLPRVRDSTGQIAAVVPVYAAFLVILPLLGRVAAGLLRMDVGEGRALVFTSVTRNSLVVLPLALALPAGYELAPAVVVTQTLVELTGMVVLTRVVPAWLVPDAPGPVSLPRLSKGE